The proteins below come from a single Streptomyces tubercidicus genomic window:
- a CDS encoding purine-cytosine permease family protein, which produces MGTTSASAPATEGAVETRGIEPVPDNERQGRVRELFPTWVAANISVLLLTMGASLVVNNGLNFWQVLLVAVIAAAVAFGMVGVLSVSGKWGGAPGAMLSRAAFGVRGNYFPGAILWVARFGWETINAVTGAYAVLTVLHLLFGIASNDVLVVVTLLAFVAVTFLVSGMGRKALNVCNKYSTYLFGLFSIMVLVYLVATMDWDAVFAKKAGTTAMVIAGVGTIAAGGISWVPTGPDFARYLPHSASGKKIVGATVSGAALVLLPMVLMGGVMAVSSPKLAGQNTDPMSFLGSILPSWLAVPYLVTALVGMVLINSLSMYSAGFTAQTMGVKLPRALAVSINAVISLVGGLFMMLVAKDFIGQFIAFLTLLAVSFSAWIGVYGVDMARRRKLAVRYDADSLMNTGRTSRYWYVGGFCWQAMTAWGVALVAGLCFTKVQWFTGPLATTWIGENGLGWAATIAIAALVFAVLPAPKETVPAAGADEAAEARQPVEAG; this is translated from the coding sequence ATGGGCACCACGTCCGCTTCCGCTCCCGCAACCGAAGGCGCTGTCGAGACCCGCGGCATCGAGCCGGTCCCCGACAACGAACGCCAGGGCCGCGTCCGCGAGCTCTTCCCGACCTGGGTCGCCGCCAACATCAGCGTGTTGTTGCTCACCATGGGCGCCTCGCTCGTGGTCAACAACGGGCTGAATTTCTGGCAGGTCCTGCTGGTGGCCGTGATCGCCGCGGCCGTCGCCTTCGGCATGGTGGGCGTGCTGTCGGTCTCCGGCAAGTGGGGCGGCGCGCCCGGCGCGATGCTCTCCCGGGCCGCCTTCGGCGTCCGCGGCAACTACTTCCCCGGCGCGATCCTGTGGGTCGCCCGCTTCGGCTGGGAGACGATCAACGCGGTCACCGGCGCCTACGCGGTGCTGACGGTGCTGCATCTGCTGTTCGGCATCGCGAGCAACGACGTCCTCGTCGTCGTGACCCTGCTCGCCTTCGTGGCCGTGACGTTCCTGGTGAGCGGCATGGGCCGGAAGGCGCTGAACGTCTGCAACAAGTACTCGACGTATCTGTTCGGCCTGTTCAGCATCATGGTGCTGGTCTACCTGGTCGCCACGATGGACTGGGACGCCGTCTTCGCCAAGAAGGCCGGCACCACTGCCATGGTGATCGCGGGCGTCGGTACCATCGCGGCCGGCGGGATCAGCTGGGTGCCCACGGGTCCCGACTTCGCGCGGTACCTCCCGCACTCCGCGTCCGGCAAGAAGATCGTCGGCGCCACGGTCTCCGGCGCGGCCCTGGTGCTGCTGCCGATGGTGCTGATGGGCGGCGTGATGGCGGTCTCCAGCCCGAAGCTGGCCGGGCAGAACACCGACCCGATGTCGTTCCTCGGCAGCATCCTGCCGTCCTGGCTCGCGGTGCCGTACCTGGTCACCGCGCTGGTCGGAATGGTGCTGATCAACAGCCTGTCGATGTACTCCGCGGGCTTCACCGCCCAGACCATGGGCGTCAAGCTGCCGCGCGCTCTCGCGGTCAGCATCAACGCTGTCATCAGCCTGGTCGGCGGCCTGTTCATGATGCTGGTGGCCAAGGACTTCATCGGCCAGTTCATCGCCTTCCTGACGCTGCTCGCGGTCTCCTTCTCCGCCTGGATCGGCGTCTACGGCGTCGACATGGCCCGGCGGCGGAAGCTGGCCGTCCGCTATGACGCCGACAGCCTGATGAACACCGGCCGCACCAGCCGCTACTGGTACGTCGGCGGCTTCTGCTGGCAGGCCATGACAGCTTGGGGCGTGGCGCTCGTCGCGGGTCTGTGCTTCACCAAGGTCCAGTGGTTCACCGGCCCGTTGGCCACCACCTGGATCGGTGAGAACGGCCTGGGCTGGGCGGCCACGATCGCGATCGCCGCGCTGGTCTTCGCCGTACTGCCGGCGCCGAAGGAGACCGTCCCGGCGGCCGGTGCGGATGAGGCGGCCGAAGCCCGGCAGCCAGTCGAGGCGGGCTGA
- a CDS encoding LLM class flavin-dependent oxidoreductase, with protein MPALPVTVLRINLVDPAPTPATLSARYRAAVEMAAFADDRGFTMVQTEEHHATSNGWMPSPLTFAGAVFGATRRIGVTVSALITPLHDPLRLAEDLASLDLLSGGRLVTVAGLGYRPEEYAAHGKDWPGRGPLQDEALETLLSAWTGEPFTYRGRTVRVTPRPYTQPHPLLLIGGSSRAAARRAARLGLPFFPSAHLPGLAAYYDEQRAAHGTDGWVMQPPERTALLHLSEDPDRTWAEYGSHLLHEARMYASWQSSGIRSAVRSSARDAAALREEGVYRVLTPDDCLRLARRPGGGGSLILHPLCGGMPVDEGWRSLHLFAERVLPRLQD; from the coding sequence ATGCCCGCTCTGCCTGTCACGGTCCTGCGGATCAACCTCGTCGACCCCGCACCCACACCCGCCACGCTGTCCGCGCGCTACCGGGCCGCCGTCGAGATGGCGGCGTTCGCCGACGACCGCGGTTTCACCATGGTCCAGACCGAGGAGCACCACGCCACCAGCAACGGCTGGATGCCCTCCCCGCTCACCTTCGCGGGCGCCGTCTTCGGCGCCACCCGCCGGATCGGCGTCACCGTCTCCGCGCTGATCACCCCGCTGCACGATCCGCTGCGGCTGGCCGAGGACCTCGCCTCGCTCGATCTGCTCAGCGGCGGCCGGCTGGTCACCGTCGCCGGCCTCGGTTACCGGCCCGAGGAGTACGCGGCACACGGCAAGGACTGGCCGGGCCGCGGCCCGCTCCAGGACGAGGCGCTGGAGACCCTGCTGTCCGCCTGGACCGGTGAACCGTTCACATATCGGGGGCGTACGGTCCGGGTCACCCCGCGCCCGTACACCCAGCCGCATCCGCTGCTGCTGATCGGCGGCAGCTCACGGGCCGCGGCCCGGCGCGCGGCCCGTCTGGGGCTCCCCTTCTTCCCCAGCGCCCACCTCCCCGGACTGGCCGCCTACTACGACGAGCAGCGCGCCGCCCACGGCACCGACGGGTGGGTGATGCAGCCGCCCGAGCGGACCGCGCTCCTCCACCTCTCCGAGGACCCGGACCGCACCTGGGCCGAGTACGGCAGCCATCTGCTGCATGAGGCCCGGATGTACGCCTCCTGGCAGTCCTCCGGTATCCGCTCCGCGGTGCGCTCGTCCGCCCGGGACGCCGCGGCGCTGCGCGAGGAGGGCGTCTACCGCGTCCTCACCCCCGACGACTGCCTCCGGCTCGCCCGGCGGCCGGGCGGCGGGGGCTCGTTGATCCTCCATCCGCTGTGCGGCGGGATGCCCGTCGACGAGGGCTGGCGCTCGCTCCATCTGTTCGCCGAGCGGGTGCTGCCGCGTCTCCAGGACTGA